AAGGCAGATACTCTACCTACTGAGTTAACGACCCGTGTTCCAAGGATGGTATCTCTATCCATTTGGTTTTCAAGTGTCAAGTTTATTTTAAAAAAGAGTTGCTTTGAAAAACTAAAAATTTGTAACCTGCTGAGATTGCGGTCGAAAAAAAATATTGCTTGCAAAAAAAATCTGACATGGTATAGTCCCGCTCCCTGATAGATATAGGAAATCATCCAGTCTAAGGAGTATACATATGACCAGAAAGGATCGCACCGAGGGTATTTATTCCCGCCGTGAGGTACTCGACGAATCGGAACGCAGGCAGTATTATCAGCTTCAGCTCAAGGAGCTGCTTTCATATGCCTATCGTTATTCCGAGGACGTCAAGAAACGTTTTGATCGCGCGCAGTTCAATGTGGACAAGTTTCGCGTGCTCAACGACATCAAGCATATCCCCATCATCAAGAAAAAAGAGCTGATCTTCCTCCAGTCCATGGGGCCCCGTCTCGGCGGGCTGCTGACCAAGGATCTGGGCGAATTGCAGCGCGTATTCCTGTCTCCCGGTCCGATCTTCGATCCCGAGGACCGTTCCGAGGACTACTGGGGTTGGACCGAGGGCTTTTACGCCGCCGGTTTCCGTTCCGGTGACCTGGCCCAGATCACTTTCAACTATCATCTGGCTCCTGCCGGTCTCATGTTCGAAGAACCGCTTCGCAACCTGGCCTGCGCCGTGGTGCCCGCCGGTCCCGGCAACACCAATTCCCAGATCGAGATTATGCAGAAGTTGCGTGTTACCGGCTATGTCGGCACTCCCAGCTATCTCATGCACCTGGCCCAGAAGGCCGAGGAAATGGGCCTTTCCCTGCGTAAGGATCTCTTCCTCGAAGTCGCTTTTGTCACTGGCGAAAAATTCTCCGAGAAGATGCGCTCCACCCTTGAGAAGAAATTCGACTGCATCATGCGTCAGGGCTACGGCACCGCAGACGTCGGTTGTATCGGTTACGAATGCTTTCACAAGAACGGTCTGCATCTTTCCAACCGCGCATTTG
The genomic region above belongs to uncultured Pseudodesulfovibrio sp. and contains:
- a CDS encoding AMP-binding protein translates to MTRKDRTEGIYSRREVLDESERRQYYQLQLKELLSYAYRYSEDVKKRFDRAQFNVDKFRVLNDIKHIPIIKKKELIFLQSMGPRLGGLLTKDLGELQRVFLSPGPIFDPEDRSEDYWGWTEGFYAAGFRSGDLAQITFNYHLAPAGLMFEEPLRNLACAVVPAGPGNTNSQIEIMQKLRVTGYVGTPSYLMHLAQKAEEMGLSLRKDLFLEVAFVTGEKFSEKMRSTLEKKFDCIMRQGYGTADVGCIGYECFHKNGLHLSNRAFVEICHPDTGIPLKDGEVGEIVVTAFNRTYPLIRLATGDLGYLDRSPCGCGRTSPRLGGIVGRVDTTARIKGMFVYPHQVEQVMARFEEVKRWQIEVTNPGGIDEMILSIEAGQFNQEDELLHLFREKIKLRPILKVLAPGTLPPQIRPIEDKRTWD